From Candidatus Neomarinimicrobiota bacterium, the proteins below share one genomic window:
- the ahcY_1 gene encoding adenosylhomocysteinase: MKYKVADISLAPFGRKEIEFAEKEMPGLMSIREEYSHTKPLKGARITGSLHMTIQTAVLMETLKILGADVRWASCNIFSTQDHAAAAMADAGIPVFAWKGETLEEYWWCTQMALLHGDKGPHLIVDDGGDATLFVHEGVRLEKAYAETGTLPEITAKNKELRIMHKLILQEMDADPKRWHRVAEGLRGVSEETTTGVHRLYQFMEQGKLLFPAINVNDSVTKSKFDNLYGCRESLADGIKRATDIMVAGKTVMICGYGDVGKGCAQSMKGFGARVIISEIDPICALQAAMEGYEIKTIEEAIQEDAPDIFVTATGNCDVITADHMAAMKDMAIVCNIGHFDNEIQVDAVLDRPDTQKIHVKPQVDQIRFDDGHSIILLSEGRLVNLGNATGHPSFVMSNSFSNQVLAQIELWSNDHEKKVYRLPKVLDEKVARLHLKKLGVKLTELTEKQAEYIGTPVEGPYKPDHYRY, from the coding sequence ATGAAATACAAAGTAGCCGATATCTCTCTGGCGCCTTTTGGCCGAAAAGAGATTGAATTTGCCGAGAAAGAGATGCCCGGGCTCATGTCCATCCGGGAAGAATACAGTCACACCAAACCGTTGAAAGGTGCCCGGATTACGGGAAGCCTTCACATGACCATTCAGACGGCTGTCCTCATGGAAACCCTCAAAATCCTGGGAGCAGATGTGCGCTGGGCCAGCTGCAATATTTTTTCCACCCAGGACCATGCCGCAGCTGCCATGGCTGATGCCGGCATTCCCGTCTTTGCCTGGAAAGGGGAGACCCTGGAAGAGTACTGGTGGTGTACCCAGATGGCTCTTCTTCACGGAGATAAAGGGCCGCACCTGATTGTGGACGATGGCGGCGATGCCACCCTTTTTGTCCATGAAGGCGTCAGGCTGGAAAAAGCATACGCCGAAACCGGCACTTTGCCGGAAATCACGGCGAAGAATAAAGAACTCCGGATTATGCACAAGCTCATCCTTCAGGAGATGGACGCCGATCCCAAACGCTGGCATCGTGTGGCGGAAGGCCTCCGGGGTGTCAGTGAAGAAACCACCACCGGCGTTCACCGGCTTTATCAGTTTATGGAGCAGGGAAAACTCCTTTTTCCCGCCATCAATGTGAATGATTCCGTGACCAAATCCAAATTTGATAATCTCTATGGTTGCCGCGAATCCCTGGCAGACGGCATTAAACGGGCTACGGATATCATGGTGGCCGGTAAAACCGTCATGATCTGCGGATACGGTGATGTGGGCAAAGGATGCGCCCAATCTATGAAAGGTTTTGGTGCCCGGGTGATCATTTCGGAAATTGATCCCATCTGTGCCCTCCAGGCTGCCATGGAAGGCTATGAAATTAAAACTATTGAAGAGGCCATCCAGGAAGATGCCCCGGACATTTTCGTCACGGCTACCGGTAATTGCGATGTGATTACTGCTGATCACATGGCTGCCATGAAGGATATGGCCATTGTGTGCAATATCGGTCATTTTGATAATGAAATTCAGGTGGATGCCGTCCTGGATCGTCCTGATACCCAAAAAATCCATGTCAAACCCCAGGTGGATCAGATCCGTTTTGACGACGGCCACTCCATCATCCTCCTGTCTGAAGGCCGCCTGGTGAACCTGGGCAATGCCACGGGTCACCCGTCCTTTGTCATGAGCAATTCCTTCAGTAATCAGGTCCTGGCCCAGATCGAACTCTGGTCCAATGACCATGAGAAAAAAGTCTACCGTCTGCCGAAGGTTCTGGATGAAAAAGTTGCCCGGCTTCATCTGAAAAAGCTGGGTGTAAAACTCACGGAACTCACGGAAAAACAGGCGGAATATATCGGCACGCCGGTTGAAGGACCGTATAAGCCCGATCATTACCGGTATTAA
- the mltG gene encoding endolytic transglycosylase MltG, with translation MLRRFSPRNPNKREQLSSRQIFILILCAVIAGIFLLRIPAKEANPLASDTLVTLHIPRGAPFTQIADSLIQQGLIESRRRFYWSARLKGKTDELQAGTYRVPGGLSYGKLVNFLSVAQPLQIRVTIPEGLEFEETAILLSKHFSFSAEDFAAYKDSAHLFHLPFEISSLEGFLYPETYDFYENASPREIIRRLIRQFLVEVDDSLRQVIRQKGKTVEEIITVASIIQGEAMIHDEMPVIASVYYNRLKRGMKLQADPTIQYIVPGPKIRLRQRHLEINSPYNTYLYRGLPPGPVNSPGRDAILAAVFPDTTKYLYFVARGDGSHVFSRTHREHLKAKAAFQQVRWEVYRQQQREKAPSP, from the coding sequence ATGCTCAGGCGTTTCAGCCCCCGAAATCCCAATAAAAGGGAACAGCTTTCGTCGCGTCAGATTTTTATCCTGATTCTCTGTGCTGTCATCGCCGGTATTTTTCTTTTACGGATTCCTGCCAAAGAAGCCAATCCTCTGGCTTCGGATACCCTGGTGACCCTCCATATTCCCCGGGGAGCGCCCTTTACACAGATTGCCGATTCCCTTATACAGCAGGGACTCATTGAATCCCGGCGCCGTTTTTACTGGAGCGCCCGGCTGAAAGGGAAAACCGATGAACTCCAGGCCGGTACTTACCGGGTTCCCGGTGGACTCAGTTACGGGAAGCTGGTTAATTTTCTTTCGGTAGCCCAACCTCTCCAAATCCGGGTGACTATTCCCGAAGGACTGGAATTTGAAGAGACGGCCATCCTGCTCAGCAAACATTTTTCCTTTTCAGCAGAGGATTTTGCAGCCTATAAAGACAGTGCCCATCTTTTTCATCTTCCTTTTGAAATTTCCTCCCTCGAAGGATTTCTCTATCCTGAAACCTACGACTTTTATGAAAATGCCAGCCCCCGGGAAATTATTCGCCGCCTTATCCGTCAGTTTCTGGTTGAAGTGGATGATTCCCTCCGGCAGGTGATCCGTCAAAAAGGCAAAACCGTGGAGGAAATCATCACGGTCGCCTCCATTATCCAGGGCGAGGCCATGATCCACGACGAAATGCCCGTCATTGCGTCGGTCTACTATAACCGTCTGAAACGGGGCATGAAACTCCAGGCCGATCCAACTATCCAGTATATTGTACCCGGACCTAAAATCCGCCTGCGTCAGCGCCATCTGGAGATCAATTCGCCCTATAACACTTACCTTTACCGTGGACTTCCACCCGGACCGGTAAACAGTCCGGGACGGGATGCCATTCTGGCGGCTGTTTTTCCCGACACCACAAAATACCTTTATTTTGTCGCCCGGGGGGATGGGTCCCATGTTTTTTCCCGAACCCACAGGGAACATCTGAAAGCCAAAGCAGCCTTTCAGCAGGTCCGCTGGGAGGTATACCGTCAACAACAACGTGAAAAGGCTCCGTCTCCATGA
- a CDS encoding 3'-5' exonuclease has translation MTHLLDNLNPRQREAVLTTDGPLLIFAGAGSGKTRVLVRKIAYLLEQKKTVPERILAVTFTNKAAGEMRERLIHMLGPEAARVSMGTFHSINARFLRKEAHRLGYTRDFTIYDAADSLQLIRDLMHSMAVNAVSLTANGMKYFISDCKQQMILPDQALKVMRSDFLAEKKVAIYKAYQQQLKTNNAMDFDDLLIMPLLIFEKFPEVLTLMQYRYDYILVDEYQDTNRVQFLFLKALSEKHHNICVVGDDDQSIYGWRGADIRNILDFEETFPNPTIIKLEQNYRSTATILKAASAVVKKNRNRKDKTLWTESDKGEKIILHQAETDHDEAEYIANTIRENHFRGFRYRDHAILYRTNAQSRQLEEALLNRQIRYIIVGGTRFYDRKEIKDIMAYLRVLVNPSDAVSLKRIINNPTRGIGKTSLERLEDFAEETHRTLWEALQYPEEAGLGSAARHRVKSFLSMMVHLRSRLETLTLTDAVKEVLRVSGYQSQYETDDKNNENEDRLENLEEFVNSAGEFEQNNEGATLEDFLQELSLLTDVDQWEDAADAVVLMTLHSAKGLEFPIVFISGLEDGLFPLERAKEKEEELEEERRLFYVGITRAMKHCVLTCVRRRLRYGQWMPSIASPFTQEIPPDCLEKTGFEKQKSRDRFLFGLGERDIERSFVGGSSPPKRKSGSTPSRKKTANDSSTLPLASSRRIRVGDTVNHKVYGRGKVLTSVPSSQPAFRVAFQGGVVKTIAAKFLQFSE, from the coding sequence ATGACACATCTTCTGGACAACCTCAATCCCCGGCAACGTGAAGCCGTCCTTACCACCGATGGTCCTCTCCTTATTTTCGCCGGTGCCGGCAGCGGAAAAACACGGGTCCTGGTCCGAAAAATCGCATACCTTTTGGAACAAAAAAAAACCGTTCCCGAACGGATTCTGGCAGTCACCTTTACCAATAAGGCCGCCGGAGAAATGCGGGAGCGTCTTATCCATATGTTAGGTCCCGAAGCCGCCAGGGTTTCTATGGGAACCTTTCACAGCATCAATGCCCGTTTCCTTCGGAAAGAAGCCCATCGCCTGGGATACACCCGGGATTTTACCATCTATGATGCAGCCGATTCCCTCCAGCTCATCCGGGATCTGATGCATTCCATGGCTGTCAACGCCGTTTCCCTTACCGCCAATGGCATGAAATATTTTATCAGTGACTGCAAACAGCAGATGATCCTTCCCGATCAGGCTCTGAAAGTTATGCGTAGCGATTTTCTGGCGGAAAAAAAGGTGGCCATCTACAAGGCTTATCAACAGCAGCTAAAAACCAACAATGCCATGGATTTTGACGACCTTCTTATCATGCCCCTTTTGATTTTTGAAAAATTCCCCGAGGTCCTCACTCTGATGCAGTACCGTTATGATTATATCCTTGTGGATGAATACCAGGACACCAACCGGGTCCAGTTTCTCTTTCTCAAAGCACTCAGTGAAAAACATCACAACATCTGTGTGGTGGGGGATGATGATCAGTCCATTTACGGCTGGCGGGGTGCCGATATCCGCAATATCCTGGATTTTGAAGAGACTTTTCCCAATCCTACCATCATCAAGCTGGAGCAGAACTACCGTTCCACTGCCACCATCCTCAAAGCCGCCTCGGCTGTTGTGAAAAAAAACCGGAACCGGAAAGACAAAACCCTGTGGACTGAATCGGATAAGGGGGAAAAGATCATCCTCCATCAGGCTGAAACAGACCATGATGAAGCGGAATATATTGCCAATACCATCCGGGAAAATCATTTTCGTGGCTTCCGTTACCGGGATCATGCCATTCTTTACCGGACCAATGCCCAGTCCAGACAACTGGAAGAAGCCCTGCTGAACCGTCAGATCCGCTATATCATCGTCGGAGGCACCCGTTTTTACGATCGGAAAGAGATCAAGGACATCATGGCTTATCTCAGAGTATTGGTAAATCCCAGTGATGCGGTGAGTTTAAAACGGATTATCAACAATCCCACCCGGGGAATCGGAAAAACCAGTCTGGAACGCCTGGAAGATTTTGCCGAAGAGACCCATCGAACCCTTTGGGAAGCGCTCCAGTATCCTGAGGAGGCCGGACTCGGTTCTGCAGCCAGGCACCGGGTGAAAAGCTTTTTATCCATGATGGTCCATCTCCGGTCCCGCCTTGAAACGCTTACCCTTACCGATGCCGTCAAAGAAGTCCTTCGGGTATCCGGCTATCAAAGCCAGTATGAAACCGACGATAAAAACAATGAAAATGAAGACCGCCTGGAAAACCTGGAAGAATTTGTCAACAGCGCCGGCGAGTTTGAACAAAATAATGAAGGCGCCACTCTGGAGGATTTTCTTCAGGAACTCTCTCTCTTGACGGATGTGGATCAGTGGGAAGACGCGGCTGATGCTGTGGTGCTCATGACACTTCACAGTGCCAAAGGACTCGAATTTCCAATCGTGTTTATTTCCGGCCTGGAGGATGGTTTGTTTCCTTTGGAAAGGGCCAAGGAGAAGGAGGAGGAACTGGAAGAAGAGCGTCGGCTTTTTTATGTGGGTATCACCCGGGCGATGAAACACTGTGTGCTTACCTGTGTCCGCCGCCGCCTTCGTTACGGCCAGTGGATGCCCTCCATCGCGAGTCCCTTTACACAGGAAATTCCTCCGGACTGCCTGGAAAAAACCGGGTTTGAAAAACAAAAATCCCGCGATAGATTCCTTTTTGGACTGGGGGAGCGGGATATTGAAAGGTCATTTGTCGGGGGTTCTTCTCCCCCGAAGCGGAAAAGTGGAAGTACTCCTTCCCGCAAAAAAACAGCCAATGATTCGTCAACTTTGCCCCTGGCATCCTCCCGAAGAATCCGTGTGGGTGATACCGTGAACCATAAGGTCTACGGCCGGGGGAAGGTTTTGACATCAGTCCCCAGTTCACAACCGGCCTTTCGTGTGGCATTTCAGGGCGGGGTTGTGAAAACAATCGCCGCGAAATTCCTGCAGTTTTCGGAATGA
- a CDS encoding rubrerythrin family protein, giving the protein MASIRGTRTEKNLLKAFAGESQARMRYDYFAKQAKKEGLEQIAALFEETALNEKEHAKRFFKFLEGGPVEITATYPAGKIGTTLENLEAAAEGEKEEWGELYPEFAKIAEEEGFRDVASAFKLIARVEKAHESRYRKLYKNLEEGKVFTKNGKVVWKCRNCGYLHDGSSAPKNCPACLHPQSYFEVMVESY; this is encoded by the coding sequence ATGGCATCAATAAGAGGGACCCGCACAGAGAAAAATCTGTTGAAAGCATTTGCCGGAGAATCCCAGGCACGGATGCGCTATGATTATTTTGCCAAACAGGCAAAAAAAGAGGGACTTGAACAGATTGCGGCCCTGTTTGAAGAGACAGCGCTTAATGAGAAAGAACACGCAAAACGTTTCTTCAAATTCCTGGAAGGCGGACCGGTAGAAATAACGGCCACATACCCAGCAGGAAAAATCGGCACAACACTGGAAAATTTGGAAGCAGCGGCAGAAGGTGAAAAAGAAGAATGGGGAGAACTCTATCCTGAATTTGCCAAAATTGCCGAAGAAGAGGGATTCCGGGATGTAGCTTCAGCCTTTAAACTGATTGCACGGGTGGAAAAAGCCCATGAATCCCGTTACAGAAAACTCTATAAAAACCTGGAAGAGGGAAAAGTTTTTACCAAAAACGGAAAAGTCGTCTGGAAATGCCGGAATTGCGGCTATCTTCACGATGGCAGCTCTGCTCCAAAAAACTGTCCTGCCTGCCTTCATCCCCAATCCTATTTTGAAGTAATGGTGGAAAGCTATTAA
- a CDS encoding Fur family transcriptional regulator, with translation MNPDVLNEIIQRLQKEGMKITRQRKMIIEIMYEHRDHIDAEALYLILKQQNAGVSRATIYRTLEMLVEKRLIRKMDFGEGRCVYEFKLGQPHHDHMKCLRCGKVIEFNDHIIELRQNTICQNYKFYPTSHVMQIYGLCCECREKEKKGCD, from the coding sequence ATGAATCCAGACGTATTGAACGAAATAATCCAAAGACTCCAAAAAGAAGGGATGAAAATCACCCGGCAGCGGAAAATGATTATCGAAATCATGTATGAACATCGGGATCATATCGACGCTGAAGCACTCTATCTGATCTTGAAACAGCAAAACGCCGGTGTAAGCCGTGCCACTATCTACAGGACTCTGGAGATGCTGGTTGAGAAACGCCTGATCCGGAAAATGGATTTCGGGGAAGGCCGTTGTGTATATGAATTCAAGCTGGGACAACCACACCACGATCACATGAAATGCCTGCGTTGCGGGAAAGTAATCGAATTCAATGATCATATTATCGAACTTCGGCAAAACACGATCTGCCAGAATTATAAATTTTATCCCACATCCCATGTGATGCAAATTTACGGATTGTGCTGTGAATGCCGCGAAAAGGAGAAAAAAGGCTGTGATTGA
- a CDS encoding phosphoglycolate phosphatase → MIEPLIISYDLDGTLVDSIPDITLSMNKTLDEAGLPHVTAGQMKAFVGNGIPPMVERALKAVLAQAKAEKDFKTLYVTILERYKILYEAHCTVETRLYTGVREILDHFSGKTQVLLTNKAESITRKILNYFGLEDYFAVVVGGDTLAEKKPHPDVIHHVWDRTGQEGLLCHVGDSPVDVKTAKVTGNMAVAATWGYSSRRELMDAGPDYLVDHLNELKEIIA, encoded by the coding sequence GTGATTGAACCGCTGATCATCAGTTACGATTTGGACGGGACCCTGGTGGATTCCATTCCCGATATTACCCTGTCTATGAATAAAACCCTGGATGAAGCCGGACTTCCCCATGTAACTGCCGGACAGATGAAAGCCTTTGTGGGAAACGGAATTCCGCCCATGGTGGAACGGGCATTAAAAGCTGTTCTGGCACAAGCGAAGGCTGAAAAAGACTTTAAAACCCTTTACGTAACCATCCTTGAACGATACAAAATTCTTTATGAAGCCCATTGTACCGTTGAAACCCGGCTTTACACCGGTGTCCGGGAAATTCTGGACCATTTTTCCGGCAAAACACAGGTCCTGCTTACCAACAAGGCTGAAAGTATAACCCGGAAAATTTTAAACTATTTTGGTCTGGAGGATTATTTCGCTGTAGTGGTGGGTGGGGATACCCTGGCGGAAAAAAAGCCACATCCGGATGTTATCCACCATGTGTGGGATAGAACGGGACAGGAAGGACTCCTCTGCCATGTGGGAGACAGTCCTGTCGATGTAAAAACAGCTAAAGTCACGGGAAATATGGCTGTGGCAGCTACCTGGGGTTATTCAAGTCGCCGTGAACTCATGGATGCCGGTCCCGATTACCTGGTAGATCACCTGAATGAATTAAAAGAAATTATTGCCTAA